One Halocalculus aciditolerans DNA segment encodes these proteins:
- a CDS encoding deoxyribonuclease IV, translated as MFRVGAHVSISGSKTSSDPESPPGSGVENAVWRQLEVGGNCGQIFTHSPQVWQDPNIEDAEAEAFRARSDDAGVEPWVIHTSYLVNLCTPKEGLREKSTDAMQKEVDAADKLGIPYVNVHLGAHTGAGVDGGLENAAGVLDSLDVPDDVTILIESDAGSGTKLGGDFEHLATVLELTDEPLDVCLDTAHAFAAGYDLSTPQGVDDTLQELDDVVGLEHLKYVHLNDSKHECGTNKDEHAHIGDGHIGDDGFEAFLNHDAIEDVPLALETPTEDGRSYAWNIDHVRDLRNDA; from the coding sequence ATGTTCAGAGTCGGAGCCCACGTCTCCATTTCCGGTTCGAAGACGTCGAGCGACCCCGAATCCCCGCCGGGGAGCGGCGTCGAGAACGCCGTCTGGCGGCAGCTAGAGGTCGGCGGGAACTGCGGACAGATATTCACGCACTCTCCGCAGGTCTGGCAGGACCCGAACATCGAGGACGCCGAAGCCGAGGCGTTCCGCGCGCGCTCGGACGACGCCGGCGTCGAACCCTGGGTCATCCACACGTCCTACCTCGTGAATCTCTGCACGCCGAAGGAGGGGCTGCGGGAGAAGTCGACGGACGCGATGCAGAAAGAGGTCGACGCCGCCGACAAGCTGGGAATTCCCTACGTGAACGTCCACCTCGGCGCGCACACGGGCGCGGGCGTCGACGGCGGGTTAGAGAACGCCGCGGGCGTCCTCGACAGCCTCGACGTCCCGGACGACGTCACCATCCTCATCGAGTCGGACGCGGGGAGCGGCACGAAGCTCGGCGGCGACTTCGAACACCTCGCCACCGTCCTCGAACTCACGGACGAACCGCTCGACGTCTGCCTCGACACCGCCCACGCGTTCGCCGCCGGCTACGACCTCTCCACGCCGCAGGGCGTCGACGACACCCTCCAGGAGCTCGACGACGTCGTCGGCCTCGAACACCTCAAGTACGTCCACCTGAACGACTCGAAGCACGAGTGCGGGACGAACAAGGACGAGCACGCCCACATCGGCGACGGCCACATCGGCGACGACGGATTCGAGGCCTTCCTGAACCACGACGCCATCGAGGACGTCCCGCTCGCCCTCGAAACCCCGACGGAGGACGGCCGCAGCTACGCGTGGAACATCGACCACGTCCGCGACCTCCGGAACGACGCCTGA
- a CDS encoding redoxin domain-containing protein gives MSRSTPLAVGDQVAGDASAPLVYPDDTVEERTVASCVEERPTLFVFYTNDFSPDCVTEWCSFRDYTWFSAADRVNIVGVSASRVGTHKRFIDYLGLDFPLFADEDLEITEAFGVRYKAFKLFTRSKRSVFLVDGDRTVRYRWVGESLVDPTRDQPPLEEIRHAVEDATGGTDDAFGFA, from the coding sequence ATGAGCCGGTCGACGCCGCTCGCAGTCGGGGACCAGGTGGCGGGCGACGCCAGCGCGCCGCTCGTCTACCCGGACGACACGGTCGAGGAGCGCACGGTGGCGTCGTGCGTCGAAGAACGGCCCACGCTCTTCGTCTTCTACACGAACGACTTCAGCCCGGACTGCGTGACCGAGTGGTGTTCCTTCCGCGACTACACGTGGTTCTCCGCCGCGGACCGCGTGAACATCGTCGGCGTCAGCGCGTCCCGCGTCGGCACGCACAAGCGTTTCATCGACTACCTCGGCCTCGACTTCCCGCTGTTCGCCGACGAGGACCTCGAAATCACGGAGGCGTTCGGCGTCCGCTACAAGGCCTTCAAGCTCTTCACGCGCTCGAAGCGCTCCGTCTTCCTCGTCGACGGGGACCGAACGGTCCGCTATCGCTGGGTCGGCGAGAGCCTCGTGGACCCGACGCGCGACCAACCGCCGCTCGAAGAGATCCGCCACGCCGTCGAAGACGCCACCGGCGGTACCGACGACGCCTTCGGGTTCGCCTGA